DNA sequence from the Candidatus Kaistella beijingensis genome:
TAAATAAAACACGCCGCCTTCATCTACAGAAACCCATTTTTGGTTCCCACCATCTACTTCAATCTGTAAAATCGGTGAATCCCTGAATAATTCTTCACCCACACCATTTTCTTCTATAATGATCGGTTCTGTCCGTGGATTATCTTCGTCGATTGCTGCCGAAGGATTTTGCAAAATACGGAGGCCAATTCTTGTTCCGATCCAAACATCATCATTTTTGTCAATCGCAGCCGAAACAACACCATCTGCAGGAAGATTATTATTTTTCCTAATCATTTTAAAACGGTCATCGCCAAGTTGTGTAGGCGTATTTTTGTAGTCGTAAATCAGCAAACCTCCTCCTCCAAAAAATGGAGCGGGAATGTATAAAATTCCGTTTTTGGTAAAAGGTTTTTGGGTAGATCCAGAATTAATCACATTCACCAAATTAAAGCTGTCGGAAGCAGGAATGTAATAATAGAATCCAATTTTATCAGAATTGGCCGCAGAAGAGACAAAAAGCTGGTTATTTTCATCAAAAGTTAATCCAGCAACACGGTTAAGCCAGTTACCTGTACTCGCATAAATATTTTTATATTCATCATTTTCCATTCTGTAAATACCTTTTTGCCCGTCGATCGGAGTCCAGTTCACAAAAAATATTTCAGAAGGTTTTGCAGGGTTCATCACTGCATCCATCACGTTTAGTGGGCCCGGAAAAGTTTTAAAAAAATTAGGGTACACCCAATTGGTTCCATTAAAGTGATAGTAGCCAAAATTATTGAAGACCGGCGTATCGTAGGCATCTCTGCCTCCACTGGAGATCAACACCTGATTTCCCAACAAATCAATCTTATAGGAAGTATTGCTGTACGGTCCGTCTGGTTTCAAAAAGTCGCCCGCTTCGTTTTTGATCCCGGAAGTCTTGGTTCCTGCGAAAATTTTAGAATTGCTGAAGAATCCGGTATTGAGCTGTTCCCCGAAATCAAAGCTTTTCACAAAAGCACCGGTGGAAGTGAAAATTGAAATTTCCAGAGCGTCTGCAACGATAATATTTTGTGGGGTAACTGTAATGTCCCTTATCGAATTGAAACCTTTTGGTAAAGCAGTAAAAGTTGTCCCATTTCCGGAATAAACCGTATTTAGATTGGAATAAGCGATGGTACTTCCCACAGAAATCTGGCTAAAGTTTCCAGCATTTACGGTATTCCACGAGGAAAAGATTGGAAATGTCACGTTCATTTCGTGAGACTTCAAACCGGTTGCAGTAGCCACATAAACGGAGTTATCTTTAATCACCGCTTCTTTCGCTGCCTCGTAAACACCGTTGTTTATAAAAAAGGACGAATCTCCAAATTCTTTTTTATCCAAACGGAAGATCGAAACACCGTAATTTACCGAAATCACTGCTAAATTGCCCGTGATTGAAATATGATTTATTCTTTTCTCACCGTTATAACCAGCCGCAATTGGAATGTCGACTACGTACGTGATTCCTTCAGGTGTGATGATATCCATCGCGCCATTTTTATAACCAACCAAACCTATTTTTGTTTCAGGGTTGTAATCAAATGCACTAATTTTCACCTCGTGAAGTCCGTTCGCTTTTGACAACTTGGTGATTTCGCCAGTTGCAGGCGTGTAAAAGAAGATTCCGTTTTCTGTAGCAGCAATGAGTTTTCCGTTGTCCTCTCGAATCGCCAAAACATTATTATAAGAGAACAAATCGCTCCATCTGCTCGAGGAAATAATCTGCGCGGAAAATTGCAGCGAAAAAAGGAGTAGTAAAAAAGGTATTATTTTTTTCATCATTTTTTTAAACTAATATACTGTCATCTATAACTTGATTGTTCCATGAAATATTTTTCACGTTTTTGTTTTTATCGAAATAAAAATCGATTTTTCCTAAAAGAAGTCCTGCCCAACCCACTTGATTCACCAAAACATTTTTGCCTTTTCTATTGATAAAATTTTGTGGTTCAGGTAAGAAAGTATGAGTGTGACCACCAAGTATTAAATCAATCCCTTCGGTTTGCGCAGCTAAAATTTTATCTGAAACTTTCTTCGGGTCATCTTTATAATCATAACCAATGTGTGAAAGACAAATCACCAAATCACATTTTTTCTCATTTCTCAACACATCGGAATATTGCTGCGCCATTTCAATTGGATTGAGGTATTTCGTTTCTAAATACTGTTTCTTCCCAACCAAACCTTCAAGCTGAATTCCCACCCCGAAAATCCCGACTTTAATTCCGTTTTTATTAAAAATTTTGTACGGAATTGTTTGTCCCTCAAGAATGGTATTTTTAAAATCGTAATTAGAGCAGAGGAAAGGAAATTTCGCATTCGGCTGAACTTTTTTAAATCCTTCCAAACCATTGTCGAAATCGTGATTTCCCATCGTTGCTGCATCATAACCCATCATCGACATTAACTTAAATTCTAATTCACCACCGAAAAAGTTGAAGTATGGCGTTCCTTGAAAAATATCTCCCGAATCAAGCAGCAACACATTACTTTCCTCCTTTCTGATTTTTTGGATTAATGCTGCTCTTCTCGCAAAACCACCTTGATTCGGATTTCGGCTGTAACTAGAATCAAACGGCTCGATTCTGCTGTGTTGATCGTTGGTATGAAGAATCGTGAGTTTGTTGGCAGAATTTTTTTCTAAAAAGTTCAGGTTTTCAGCCAAAAGCAAATTCGGGGCTAAAGTCATCGCCAAAGTTCCGCCACCAATCGTTTTTAAAAACTGCTTTCTATCCATTAGTTTTGTTTTTTTTGTTTTTAAAAAGTAAACGCACGTCTTTCGGTGCCACAATTTCCGGATTTGCCTTAAATTTTTCAAGGAACAAATCACGCAATTTAATTCCGGTCGAAATCATTTCACCTTTGCCAAAAAACGCCATATTATCGCCACCTAAAGCCAAATAATCAGAAGTTGCAATGTAATAAGTTTTTGCAGGATCAACTTCTTTTCCGTTGATTAATTCCTTCACCGACATTCCGTTATCTGTTTCAATATAAAGTCTAGAAACAGGATTGTTTTTCTGTGTCTTCAAGTAATAATCGAAAAGGCCTTTCAAATCCGAACCTTTCATTTTCACGATCATCACTTCATTTTCAAACGGCATTACTTCGTAAATATGTTTAGTCAAAATATCGCCTTTCCCAATAGTAGAGCGTATTCCGCCCACATTGATTACGGCTGCGTCTACTCCGTTTGGGATTCCGTTTTTTCTCGCCCAATCGTCTGCACCTTCAAAAGTAAAGTCTGCCAGAAGATTTCCCAAATTACTGTTGTCTCCCTGTTTGTTCAAATCGACATTTGTATAAGAAATTTTAGTATTCATTTTTCCTTCCAACTCAGCTTTATAAGGTTCGATGACTTTTGTAAAAGCTGCGTCTTCCGGTAAATCTTTGGAAAGGGAAATATTTTTCTCGGCACTTACTTTCGCCACACTCAACGCGGTTCTACACGAAGAAAGCGACAAAATTGCCAAACCAAGAACGAGGAATCTGTTTTTCATTGAGATAAAATCTTGAGTTGCAAATATAAAGATATGAATATAAAGTTGTGATAATTTTTTCCAGGTAGGTGAAAATATTTTTATACAAAATACAGAATCAAAAGTTAGGTTTTTCAGTAATTCAGATACTTTTGTCTTGATACAAAAGTATCCAAAAAATCAAGACTGGATATTTTTCCTAAAAAATCTCCTACGTCATCTCATTTGTCCAATTGAAAAAACACAACAATTTTAGAAAACAGAACTTTAAAAATCTTTGATTTTTCACTTTGTGTACTAATTTCACCAATTAAGGAACAATTAAACTTTTGTGACTTTTGTGGTTTACATAATTTTTTTGTTTTTATGCAGTATTTTTTCACAAATTCTCATCTAAATTTTCGTATTTTTGAAAACATTAATTTAATTCAGAATGAGCAATTTAAAAGGAGTTGGTGTTGCTTTGGTAACGCCTTTCAATGAAGATTTGTCGGTAGATTTTGATTCGTTGACCAAATTGGTCGAGTTCAATATCGAGAACGGTACTAATTATTTGGTGGTTTTGGGAACAACCGCAGAAGCGGCGACGCTTTCAGAAGAGGAGAAAAAACAGGTTACAGAACATATCGTAAAGGTGAATAACGGACGTCTTCCTTTGGTTCTTGGAATTGGCGGAAACAACACGATGGAAGTTAAAAAACAGATTGAGCAAGCCGACCTTTCTGCTTTCGATGCAGTTCTTTCTGTTTCACCATACTACAACAAACCTAATCAGGAAGGGCTTTATCAACACTATAAAGTTTTGGCCGGAACAGGAAAGAAAATCATTATTTACAACGTTCCTTCAAGAACCGGACAAAATATTGAAGCTTCCACCACTTTGCGTTTGGCCAAGGAATTCTCGAATTTATTTTTAATTAAAGAAGCCGCACCCAATATTTTACAATATTTCGACATATTAAGACAAAAACCTGATGGTTTTAATTTGGTTTCCGGTGATGATGAATACACACTTCCCGTAACTTTAGCGGGAGGAAACGGTGTAATTTCCGTGATTGGACAAGGTTACCCGAAAGAATTCTCAACGATGGTTCAATTGGCTTTTGACGGAAAAGTAAAAGAAGCTTATGAAATCCACAATAAATTGGTGGAAATCACCCGATTGATTTTCGCTGAAGGAAATCCTGCAGGAATTAAAACCGTTTTGGCGGAAAAAGGAATTATCAAAAATTATTTAAGACTTCCGTTGGTTGCAGCAAGCGCAGGTTTGCAGGAAAAAATAAAGGCGGAAATGGCGAAGATTTGATACGAGGTTCGAGTTACGAGATTCGTGTCGCGGGTTTGGGAATATCATAATTTAAAAGGACTTTTTTCAAAAGTTCTTTTTTATGTGACTTAAATAAAAGAATTCTTTGCGGACTTTGTTAAGTGTTACGCCTTTGCCTCATCTTATTTAACAATATTTATTGAATGGCTAACCTTCGATTTGCGAACTTAAAAGTTTTACGCAAGACAGCATAGTCATAAAACTTTGGGGACTTCTCGTTAAATTCAGTCCAATGATTTTACCAATTCAAAAAAATATTCACCACATTTCGCCAAATGCGTTCCATACCAAGAAAACGCTTCACCATCTACCAAAACAATTTTTGAATTTAGAAGTTCTTTTTGCAGTTCATCAATATGCTTTTGCTGAAAAGGAAATGGTTCGGAAGAAAGGAAAATAAAATCGGCCTTCTTCATTTCCTCAACTAAAATTTCGGGATATCTTTTTTCATTTTTAAAAACATTTTCAAAACCAAGTTTGTCGAGAATTTCATGGATAAAAGTATCGGAACCAATCGTCATGTACGGATTTTTCCAGATCAGGTAACATACTTTTTTGGATTCTTGATTTTTAATACCATTGATAATATCAGAAATTTTTTGATTGAAATTTTTGGCTGTATTTTCTTTGTTTAAAAGCGTTCCGAGTTCTGTTAAAAATCTTGAATTGTCTTCTAAAGTTTCAATAGCAGTTACCCAAACTTTGAAATCTTTCATCAATTCTTCAACTTGTAATTTTTCGTTTTCCTCTTTATTGGCGATAATAAGATCAGGATTTAAATTCTTAATTTTCTCTAAATTCAAGTTCTTGGTTCCACCGATAGTTTCAACGTTTTTTACTAAACCTTTTGGATGTATGCAGAATTTGGTTCGACCGATAATTTCGGTATCAGTTAACCCAAAATCGAAAAGAGTTTCGGTGATGCTTGGAACAAGAGAAATTATTTTCATCAATGAGAATTATGTTTTAAACCATTAAGAAGTTAAGGTAGTTTTGTTAATAATTCAACTACCGAAAAGATAAATTTAGACTTTTAACTTCAATCTTAATGAACCATAATCTCTTAATGGTTATAAGCCGTTATTACAAAATTTTCCCTGTAAGAAAAAGTGCCGCAATCGAAAAGTAAATGATCAAACCGGTTACATCCACCAAAGTTGCGACAAAGGGCGCAGAAGAAGTTGCAGGGTCAAGATTGAATTTTTTCAAAATAAATGGAACCATCGAACCGGAAAGCGTTCCCCAAAGTACGATCATTGCTAAAGAAATTCCTGCGCTTATTCCCACAAAAAACCAATATTGCCCGTAATCGAACCAACCCATTTTGTGCCACAACATAATTCGGAAAAAACCGATGATTCCAAGCAAACTTCCTAAAAACAAACCGGTCACCAATTCTTTTCGCATCACGGTCCACCAATCTTTCAAAGTGATTTCCTGTAGCGCCATTGCACGAATTATCAATGTTGCAGCTTGTGAACCGGAGTTTCCACCACTCGAAATAATTAATGGAATGAATAGCGCCAAAACCACCGCTTTTTCAATTTCATTTTCATAAAACCCCATCACAGAAGCGGTTATGAGTTGCAAAAAGAAAAGGACAATCAGCCACAATCCACGTTTCTTTATCATTTCAAACCATGGAGTTTGAATGTACGGTTCGTCCAACGCTTCTACCCCACCAAATTTTTGAATGTCTTCCGTGTTTTGTTCCTCAATTTGGTCAATGATGTCATCCACGGTCACAATCCCTACCAAAACGCCATTTTCAGTGACAATTGGTAATGCAGCGCGGTCATATTTTTCGAAATAAGGAACTGCATCTTCTTTGGAAGTCGTTGTGGTAATCGCCACAAAATGATTGTCGGTAATATCTGAAATCAAAGTGTCTTCTTCTGCCAAAAGTATTGAACCAATCGCAATGTCGTCTATCAAACGGTTTCTTTCATCCACCACGTAAAGATGGTTCATGGTTTCTACTTTTTTGCCGACTTTTTTGATATGTGCAAAACATCTTTTCACCGTCCATTCTTTTCGGATTTGGATGTAATAGGGCGTCATCAAACGAGCGATGGAATCTTCATGATAACCTAAAAGTTTCAGGGCAATTCTTCGTTCTTGCGGATTAAGGTGATTGATGGAATACTTAATAAGTTCATCGGGAAAATCCTCGAACAACGCGGTTCGGTCATCGGGAGTCATCGCGTTCAAAATCTCGGAAACTTCTTCGCTTCCGATGCTTCGAATGGTTTCTTCCTGAAAGTCGGGATCAAGGTGTGAGAAAACTTCTGCCTTGTATTGTTTCGGAACTTTCAGAAACGCCAAAAGCCGCTCATCTGCGGGCAGTTCGCTCAGTCTTTCGGCAATATCTGCCGGATTGAAAATAAGTTCCTGAGTTTCCACAATTCTATTTTTTAGGGAATTGCAAAATTAGCCTAAAAACTTAAAATTACCGAATAAATGAACGATTTAAAAATTAATGTTCTTTAATTTTCAATAGGAAGAACGTAATCTTTTTTGATTTTCCTAAGGTTTTTGCCCAAACTTTTCATTGCGCCTGTTGTCCCAATTTTAATGGAGTTTTCTGCGGAACCTAGGAGTCGCGCGTTTTTTTTATAAGTATCGTAATCGGTTTCTGTGATGAAATTTCCTTCCGAATCATACAGTTTCAAGCTCACAATCACTTGATTTGAAAACACATATTTTCCAAGTCCAACCTTAAAATATTTTACTTTTGGAACTACTGCGAATTGTGCGTTATTGTTGTCACAAAATTCTTTCAAGGTTTTTACATCAGCAGAATCAAAGGTTAGATTTGCATCCACTCTCAACATTTTATAATTTCTAAAATGGCTGATTCGATCGGAAACTGCGCTGTAAAAAGCGGAGTAAGTAGGCTCCTTTATTTCATCAATATCGGGAAAAACTTCGGGATTGAAATAGATGACATTCTGAATTTTTAAATCTCTATTAAAGACACTGTTTTGTGCGGAAACAGAATGAAAGCCGGTCAAAAGTATGAAAGCCGTAAAAGTAAAACTCAGTAAATAAAGATTTCTCATTAATGTGCGTTGTTGCAAAAATACTGCCATTCAACGGATTATCAAAGAAAATTTTAAGATTTTTTTAACATTCTTTCTATGCCTTTCCATACACAGAATCAATCACGATATTTTGTCTGTAGAAAAAATTGTCGTACTTTTGCACCCGTTACATAATAATCATTAAAATAATATTGGAATGTACTTAACAACTGACAAGAAGAAAGAAATCTTCGCAAAACACGGAAAGTCTGATGCAGACACAGGAAGCGCAGAAGGACAAGTTGCCCTTTTCACTTTCAGAATCAATCATTTATCTCAACACCTTAAGAAAAACCACAAAGATTATGCTACGGAAAAGTCTTTGGTGAAGTTGGTAGGTAAAAGAAAAAGATTGCTAGATTACTTGAAAAACAAAGACATCGCAAGATACAGAGCGATTATCGCTGAACTTGGTTTAAGAAAATAATCTTTTCCGAAAAAAAAGAAAAAAGCAACTCAGAAATGGGTTGCTTTTTTTCCTCTTTAATTGGAATGTCTTCAACTTCTTGAAGACGGGGTGTAGTAATTGAAGTGGGTCAATTTAAACCGCCCTTCCTCGTGTCAGTAAATTCACGATAGCGAGTAAAATAATTGATCCCACTGCTCCTGTAAGAATCTGTCCGATAATTTCAGTACCGAAAGTTGTTCCCAACAACCAATATCCAATAAAACCGCCTACGATTCCTACTACGATATTTCCGATTAATCCAAGACTACCGCCTTTAAAGATTTGCGCGCCAAGCCAACCTGCGATTGCGCCGATAATAAGTGTCCATAAAATTCCCATAACTTTAAATTTTTAATGATTTGTATTTTCTTAAATTCTAAAATTATGCCACAAATAGAATATTTCGAGATTTGAAATTCCATATTTGAATTTAAATTCACTTCATTCAAAACAAAATCAACTGACTTCAGACTGATTCAAACTCGACAAAAATGCGTATCTTTGCGCCGATTAAAAACGAAGTATTAACAAGAAAATCTGCCTGAAGAAGTTGCGCAGATTCGCTGAAAGCCGAAAGCAAACGGCAGAAAGCAACAAAATTTTTTATTTTATGAGTGCTCCAGAAGCAATTATTGAAAAATTTCAATTAAAAGACGGGAGAGAAATCTCCATTGAGACAGGTCGTCTCGCAAAACAAGCGAACGGTTCTGTAGTAGTAAAATGTGGCGGAACAATGCTCCTTGCAACAGTTGTAGCCAACAAAGACGCAAATCCGGGAGTGGATTTCCTTCCATTAACGGTAGATTACAGAGAAAAATTCTACGCAGGAGGTAAAATTCCTGGAAATTTCTTCAGAAGAGAAGCAAGACCTTCAGACGAGGAAATTTTAACGATGAGATTGGTGGACAGAGTTCTTCGTCCGCTTTTTCCCGAAGATTTCCACGCAGAAGTTCAGGTGATGATTTCCCTGATTTCTTATGATAAAGAAGCAATGCCGGAAGATTTGGCAGGTTTAGCCGCTTCCGCAGCCATCGCAATTACCGATATTCCTTTCAACGGACCAATGTCTGAAGTGAGAGTGGTGAGAATTGACGGACAACTTTCCGTAAATCCAAGTTTTGAAAACTGGAAAAAAGCAGATATCGATATCATGGTTGGCGCGACTAAAGATTCCATCGTTATGGTAGAAGGAATTATGGACGAGATTTCTGAGCAGGAAATGATTGAAGCAATTCAGTACGCTCACGATGAAATTAAAGTTCAAATTCAAGCACAGGAAAGATTGGCTGAAAGAGTTGGAAAAGCTTTCCCAAAAAGAGAATACTCCCACGAAGATCACAACGAAGAAATTCGTGAAAAAGTTTGGAAAGAAACTTATGATAAAGTTTACGCAGTAGCAAAAACGCCATCTACAAAAGAAGAAAGACACGATAATTTTGCAGCAGTTTTAGAAGAATTCCTTTATCAATATTCTGAAGAAGAATTGGAAACTGTAAAACCATACGCAAAAGTTTATTACCATGATGTAGAAAAAGAAGCGATGCGTCAAATGATTTTGAACGAAAAAATCCGTTTGGATGGTCGTGATCCGGAAACTATTCGTCCAATTTGGAGCGAAATCGATTACCTTCCGGGAGCACACGGTTCCGCAATTTTCACAAGAGGCGAAACACAATCTTTAACTGCAGTAACTTTAGGTTCTATTAAAGATGCAAACATGGTGGATTCTGTTGCTTCTCAACACGACGAAAAATTCTTTTTACACTATAATTTCCCACCATTTTCAACAGGTGAAGCAAGACCTTTGAGAGGAACTTCCAGAAGAGAAGTAGGACACGGAAACTTGGCGCAAAGAGCGCTGCAAAACATGATTCCTGCCGAAAATCCTTATACCATTCGTATTGTTTCCGATATTTTGGAATCAAACGGCTCGTCTTCTATGGCGACGGTTTGTGCAGGAACTTTGGCTTTGATGGATGCAGGTGTGCAAATTTCAAAACCGGTTTCCGGAATTGCGATGGGATTGATTACCGATCCAAAATCAGGTAAATTCACCGTTCTTTCCGATATTTTAGGTGATGAAGACCATTTAGGTGATATGGACTTTAAAGTGA
Encoded proteins:
- the porZ gene encoding type IX secretion system anionic LPS delivery protein PorZ, coding for MMKKIIPFLLLLFSLQFSAQIISSSRWSDLFSYNNVLAIREDNGKLIAATENGIFFYTPATGEITKLSKANGLHEVKISAFDYNPETKIGLVGYKNGAMDIITPEGITYVVDIPIAAGYNGEKRINHISITGNLAVISVNYGVSIFRLDKKEFGDSSFFINNGVYEAAKEAVIKDNSVYVATATGLKSHEMNVTFPIFSSWNTVNAGNFSQISVGSTIAYSNLNTVYSGNGTTFTALPKGFNSIRDITVTPQNIIVADALEISIFTSTGAFVKSFDFGEQLNTGFFSNSKIFAGTKTSGIKNEAGDFLKPDGPYSNTSYKIDLLGNQVLISSGGRDAYDTPVFNNFGYYHFNGTNWVYPNFFKTFPGPLNVMDAVMNPAKPSEIFFVNWTPIDGQKGIYRMENDEYKNIYASTGNWLNRVAGLTFDENNQLFVSSAANSDKIGFYYYIPASDSFNLVNVINSGSTQKPFTKNGILYIPAPFFGGGGLLIYDYKNTPTQLGDDRFKMIRKNNNLPADGVVSAAIDKNDDVWIGTRIGLRILQNPSAAIDEDNPRTEPIIIEENGVGEELFRDSPILQIEVDGGNQKWVSVDEGGVFYLSSDGQKTFNHFTKQNSPLPTNSVTDIKVDKQTGKVYFVTLDGVMVYQGDVLNVNENFGEVLVYPNPVVYANYKGNVRIRGLAEKTNIRITDAAGNLVHQAVAKGGYYEWNLNNQRGVRVASGIYFVLMTNSDGTDTATAKIAVVN
- a CDS encoding bifunctional metallophosphatase/5'-nucleotidase, with protein sequence MDRKQFLKTIGGGTLAMTLAPNLLLAENLNFLEKNSANKLTILHTNDQHSRIEPFDSSYSRNPNQGGFARRAALIQKIRKEESNVLLLDSGDIFQGTPYFNFFGGELEFKLMSMMGYDAATMGNHDFDNGLEGFKKVQPNAKFPFLCSNYDFKNTILEGQTIPYKIFNKNGIKVGIFGVGIQLEGLVGKKQYLETKYLNPIEMAQQYSDVLRNEKKCDLVICLSHIGYDYKDDPKKVSDKILAAQTEGIDLILGGHTHTFLPEPQNFINRKGKNVLVNQVGWAGLLLGKIDFYFDKNKNVKNISWNNQVIDDSILV
- a CDS encoding 5'-nucleotidase C-terminal domain-containing protein translates to MKNRFLVLGLAILSLSSCRTALSVAKVSAEKNISLSKDLPEDAAFTKVIEPYKAELEGKMNTKISYTNVDLNKQGDNSNLGNLLADFTFEGADDWARKNGIPNGVDAAVINVGGIRSTIGKGDILTKHIYEVMPFENEVMIVKMKGSDLKGLFDYYLKTQKNNPVSRLYIETDNGMSVKELINGKEVDPAKTYYIATSDYLALGGDNMAFFGKGEMISTGIKLRDLFLEKFKANPEIVAPKDVRLLFKNKKNKTNG
- the dapA gene encoding 4-hydroxy-tetrahydrodipicolinate synthase, translating into MSNLKGVGVALVTPFNEDLSVDFDSLTKLVEFNIENGTNYLVVLGTTAEAATLSEEEKKQVTEHIVKVNNGRLPLVLGIGGNNTMEVKKQIEQADLSAFDAVLSVSPYYNKPNQEGLYQHYKVLAGTGKKIIIYNVPSRTGQNIEASTTLRLAKEFSNLFLIKEAAPNILQYFDILRQKPDGFNLVSGDDEYTLPVTLAGGNGVISVIGQGYPKEFSTMVQLAFDGKVKEAYEIHNKLVEITRLIFAEGNPAGIKTVLAEKGIIKNYLRLPLVAASAGLQEKIKAEMAKI
- a CDS encoding ABC transporter substrate-binding protein yields the protein MKIISLVPSITETLFDFGLTDTEIIGRTKFCIHPKGLVKNVETIGGTKNLNLEKIKNLNPDLIIANKEENEKLQVEELMKDFKVWVTAIETLEDNSRFLTELGTLLNKENTAKNFNQKISDIINGIKNQESKKVCYLIWKNPYMTIGSDTFIHEILDKLGFENVFKNEKRYPEILVEEMKKADFIFLSSEPFPFQQKHIDELQKELLNSKIVLVDGEAFSWYGTHLAKCGEYFFELVKSLD
- the mgtE gene encoding magnesium transporter, which produces METQELIFNPADIAERLSELPADERLLAFLKVPKQYKAEVFSHLDPDFQEETIRSIGSEEVSEILNAMTPDDRTALFEDFPDELIKYSINHLNPQERRIALKLLGYHEDSIARLMTPYYIQIRKEWTVKRCFAHIKKVGKKVETMNHLYVVDERNRLIDDIAIGSILLAEEDTLISDITDNHFVAITTTTSKEDAVPYFEKYDRAALPIVTENGVLVGIVTVDDIIDQIEEQNTEDIQKFGGVEALDEPYIQTPWFEMIKKRGLWLIVLFFLQLITASVMGFYENEIEKAVVLALFIPLIISSGGNSGSQAATLIIRAMALQEITLKDWWTVMRKELVTGLFLGSLLGIIGFFRIMLWHKMGWFDYGQYWFFVGISAGISLAMIVLWGTLSGSMVPFILKKFNLDPATSSAPFVATLVDVTGLIIYFSIAALFLTGKIL
- a CDS encoding pyruvate decarboxylase, translating into MRNLYLLSFTFTAFILLTGFHSVSAQNSVFNRDLKIQNVIYFNPEVFPDIDEIKEPTYSAFYSAVSDRISHFRNYKMLRVDANLTFDSADVKTLKEFCDNNNAQFAVVPKVKYFKVGLGKYVFSNQVIVSLKLYDSEGNFITETDYDTYKKNARLLGSAENSIKIGTTGAMKSLGKNLRKIKKDYVLPIEN
- the rpsO gene encoding 30S ribosomal protein S15, whose translation is MYLTTDKKKEIFAKHGKSDADTGSAEGQVALFTFRINHLSQHLKKNHKDYATEKSLVKLVGKRKRLLDYLKNKDIARYRAIIAELGLRK
- a CDS encoding GlsB/YeaQ/YmgE family stress response membrane protein gives rise to the protein MGILWTLIIGAIAGWLGAQIFKGGSLGLIGNIVVGIVGGFIGYWLLGTTFGTEIIGQILTGAVGSIILLAIVNLLTRGRAV
- a CDS encoding polyribonucleotide nucleotidyltransferase — encoded protein: MSAPEAIIEKFQLKDGREISIETGRLAKQANGSVVVKCGGTMLLATVVANKDANPGVDFLPLTVDYREKFYAGGKIPGNFFRREARPSDEEILTMRLVDRVLRPLFPEDFHAEVQVMISLISYDKEAMPEDLAGLAASAAIAITDIPFNGPMSEVRVVRIDGQLSVNPSFENWKKADIDIMVGATKDSIVMVEGIMDEISEQEMIEAIQYAHDEIKVQIQAQERLAERVGKAFPKREYSHEDHNEEIREKVWKETYDKVYAVAKTPSTKEERHDNFAAVLEEFLYQYSEEELETVKPYAKVYYHDVEKEAMRQMILNEKIRLDGRDPETIRPIWSEIDYLPGAHGSAIFTRGETQSLTAVTLGSIKDANMVDSVASQHDEKFFLHYNFPPFSTGEARPLRGTSRREVGHGNLAQRALQNMIPAENPYTIRIVSDILESNGSSSMATVCAGTLALMDAGVQISKPVSGIAMGLITDPKSGKFTVLSDILGDEDHLGDMDFKVTGTADGITACQMDIKIQGLTMDIMTTALNQARNGRLHILNEILKTIDKPRADVKPHAPKMEILEIPKEFIGAVIGPGGKIIQQMQKDFDTVIAIEEIGEIGRIEISGVNRENINATIAAINEITFVPVVGEVYKGKVVKVMDFGAFVAIAKGTEGLLHISEIEWRRLDKVPYAEGNEVEVKFMGYDDRKKMKLSRKVLLPRPPRPEQKPREERPQNNEGQKPEQQG